Proteins from a genomic interval of Erwinia sp. SLM-02:
- the elyC gene encoding envelope biogenesis factor ElyC, which translates to MLFTLKKVIGGMLLPLPVLQLLMAVGILLLWFSRWQKSGKTLISAAWLLLMLLGLQPVADSLLRPLETRWPTWQNQHPVEYVVVLGGGYTWNPDWAPSSNMLNNSLPRLTEGIRIWQANPGAKMIFTGAAAKTNPVSTAEVGSRVAQSLGVPAEAIITLDKPRDTEEEAQEVAKIVGKKSFALVTSASHLPRAMVFFQRQGLQPWPAPANQMAIDSPISYWDKFTPSALWLGHSERAVYEWIGRLWQAIKPGAASSAQPGEE; encoded by the coding sequence ATGCTTTTTACCTTAAAAAAAGTCATTGGGGGGATGCTGCTTCCTTTACCGGTGCTGCAGTTACTGATGGCAGTAGGGATTTTACTTCTCTGGTTCTCACGATGGCAGAAAAGTGGCAAAACGCTTATCTCCGCTGCCTGGCTACTGTTGATGCTGCTGGGCCTGCAACCGGTCGCAGACAGCCTGCTTCGGCCGCTGGAAACCCGCTGGCCTACCTGGCAGAATCAGCATCCGGTTGAATACGTGGTTGTCCTCGGCGGAGGCTATACCTGGAACCCGGACTGGGCGCCCAGCTCCAACATGCTGAATAACAGCCTGCCGCGCCTGACGGAAGGCATCCGCATCTGGCAGGCAAATCCGGGTGCGAAAATGATTTTCACCGGGGCGGCGGCGAAAACAAATCCGGTGAGTACCGCTGAGGTCGGTTCGCGCGTGGCGCAGTCGCTGGGCGTTCCGGCGGAGGCCATTATCACTCTGGATAAGCCGCGGGATACCGAAGAAGAAGCGCAGGAAGTGGCGAAAATTGTCGGCAAAAAATCCTTCGCGCTGGTGACCTCGGCCAGCCACCTGCCGCGGGCGATGGTTTTCTTCCAGCGTCAGGGTTTACAGCCGTGGCCTGCTCCGGCCAACCAGATGGCCATTGACTCTCCTATCAGCTACTGGGATAAGTTCACACCATCGGCGTTATGGCTGGGACACAGTGAGCGAGCGGTCTATGAATGGATCGGGCGACTCTGGCAGGCAATTAAACCGGGGGCGGCATCGTCAGCGCAGCCAGGGGAGGAGTGA
- the mukF gene encoding chromosome partition protein MukF, which translates to MSEFSQTVPELVAWARKNDFSVSLPTERLAFLLAVAALNGERMDGEMSEGELIDAFRHVSDGFEQTSETVVVRANNAINDMVRQRLLNRFTSEFSEGNAIYRLTPLAIGITDYYIRQREFSTLRLSMQLSIVAGELKQAADAAQEDGDEYHWHRNVFAPLKYSVAEIFDSIDITQRIMDEQQQTVKDDIAQLLNKDWRAAISSCELLLNETSGTLRELQDTLEAAGDKLQANLLRIQDAIMNSPDLGFIDKLVFDLQNKLDRIISWGQQAIDLWIGYDRHVHKFIRTAIDMDKNRVFAQRLRVSVQNYFDMPWALTYANADRLYDMRDEELTLRNEEVTGELPSELEYEEFNEIREQLAAMIEEALAVYKAQKRPLDLGAVMRDYLAQYPRVRHFDVARIVVDQAVRLGVAEADFSGLSAEWQAINDYGAKVQAHVIDKY; encoded by the coding sequence ATGAGTGAATTTTCCCAGACTGTACCTGAACTGGTGGCCTGGGCGCGAAAAAATGATTTTTCCGTCTCTTTGCCAACCGAACGTCTGGCATTTTTGCTTGCCGTTGCCGCCTTAAACGGCGAGCGGATGGACGGCGAAATGAGTGAAGGCGAACTGATTGACGCTTTTCGTCACGTCAGTGACGGGTTTGAGCAGACCAGTGAAACCGTTGTCGTACGTGCGAACAATGCCATCAATGACATGGTACGCCAGCGCCTGCTTAACCGCTTTACCAGCGAATTTTCAGAAGGTAATGCCATATATCGCCTGACTCCGTTGGCGATTGGCATCACCGATTACTACATCCGCCAGCGTGAATTCTCTACGCTGCGCCTGTCTATGCAGCTCTCTATCGTGGCGGGTGAACTCAAGCAGGCCGCCGATGCCGCTCAGGAAGACGGCGATGAGTATCACTGGCACCGCAATGTGTTTGCGCCGCTTAAATATTCAGTTGCTGAAATCTTCGACAGCATCGACATTACCCAGCGCATCATGGATGAGCAGCAGCAGACGGTAAAAGACGATATCGCCCAGCTGTTGAACAAAGACTGGCGCGCGGCAATATCCAGCTGTGAGCTGCTGTTAAATGAAACGTCCGGAACGCTGCGCGAACTGCAGGACACGCTGGAAGCGGCGGGGGATAAGCTGCAGGCGAACCTGCTGCGGATCCAGGATGCCATCATGAACAGTCCGGATCTCGGCTTTATCGACAAGCTGGTCTTCGATCTGCAAAACAAACTCGATCGCATCATCAGCTGGGGCCAGCAGGCTATCGACCTGTGGATTGGCTACGATCGCCACGTGCATAAGTTTATCCGTACCGCGATCGATATGGATAAAAACCGCGTCTTTGCCCAGCGCCTCCGTGTTTCAGTACAGAATTATTTCGATATGCCGTGGGCGTTAACCTATGCCAATGCGGATCGTTTGTACGATATGCGCGATGAAGAACTGACGCTGCGTAATGAAGAGGTTACCGGCGAGCTGCCTTCCGAGTTGGAATATGAAGAGTTTAATGAAATTCGCGAGCAGCTTGCCGCGATGATTGAAGAGGCGCTGGCCGTTTACAAAGCGCAGAAGCGACCGCTGGATTTGGGCGCGGTGATGCGTGATTACCTGGCACAGTACCCGCGAGTCCGTCACTTTGACGTGGCGCGTATTGTTGTCGACCAGGCCGTACGCTTAGGCGTGGCCGAAGCAGATTTCTCCGGTCTGTCCGCTGAGTGGCAGGCCATTAATGATTACGGAGCCAAGGTGCAGGCACATGTCATCGACAAATATTGA
- a CDS encoding winged helix-turn-helix domain-containing protein produces MISSSLSLTQARQIQLAAQGLLRPRSGKARFDDLLATIRQMSLLQIDTIHVVARSPFLVLFSRLGDYPAEWLEQALAQRQLFEYWAHEACFIPIEDYPLLRHRMLNPVALGWKYNQAWMDQHQQEISELLESVRAGGPVRSADFAAPPGQKPGWWSWKPHKRHLENLFSAGELMVAERRNFQRVYDLRQRMMPQWDDRLHALSEEDAVQQMLDRSAGSLGIFHPSWLSDYYRLKRAPVAAQLAQWLEQDRVREVNVEKLGKLYVHHTRYPQLETPQVATHTAVLSPFDPLVWDRRRALELFDFDYRLECYTPEAKRRYGYFVLPILHRGALKGRMDARMLRREGILEVKQLWLEPGVRISQQLLNDLQRALIRFARWQGAGQVRIGKMPQALRGHWPAVFSTSQD; encoded by the coding sequence ATGATTTCCTCAAGTCTTTCTCTGACCCAGGCCCGCCAGATACAGCTGGCGGCGCAGGGGCTTCTGCGCCCGCGCAGCGGCAAAGCGCGCTTCGACGATCTGCTCGCCACCATTCGGCAGATGTCTTTGCTGCAAATCGATACCATCCACGTTGTTGCCCGCAGCCCCTTTCTGGTGCTGTTCAGCCGGCTCGGTGATTATCCCGCAGAATGGCTGGAGCAGGCGCTGGCTCAGCGACAGCTCTTCGAATACTGGGCGCATGAGGCCTGCTTTATTCCCATTGAAGACTATCCCCTGCTGCGCCACCGCATGCTGAACCCGGTGGCGCTCGGCTGGAAATATAATCAGGCATGGATGGACCAGCATCAGCAGGAAATCAGTGAACTGCTGGAGTCGGTTCGTGCAGGTGGCCCGGTCAGGTCTGCCGACTTCGCCGCACCGCCGGGTCAAAAGCCGGGTTGGTGGTCCTGGAAACCGCACAAGCGACATCTGGAGAATCTGTTCAGCGCCGGGGAGCTGATGGTGGCGGAACGGCGGAACTTCCAGCGGGTGTACGACCTCCGGCAAAGGATGATGCCGCAGTGGGACGATCGGTTGCATGCCTTGAGCGAAGAAGATGCCGTGCAGCAGATGCTGGATCGCAGTGCGGGCAGCCTCGGTATCTTTCATCCGTCATGGCTGTCGGACTATTACCGACTGAAGCGCGCGCCGGTAGCCGCCCAGCTTGCACAATGGCTGGAACAGGATCGTGTCCGTGAGGTGAACGTGGAAAAACTCGGGAAACTGTACGTTCATCACACCCGCTACCCGCAGCTGGAGACCCCGCAGGTGGCGACGCACACCGCCGTACTTTCCCCCTTCGACCCGCTGGTCTGGGATCGCAGGCGGGCTCTTGAGCTGTTTGATTTCGATTATCGCCTGGAATGCTATACCCCTGAAGCCAAACGTCGGTACGGCTATTTTGTTCTGCCGATTTTGCATCGGGGCGCCTTAAAGGGCCGGATGGATGCCCGGATGTTGCGCAGGGAGGGTATTTTAGAGGTGAAACAGCTCTGGCTGGAGCCGGGCGTGCGCATCAGCCAGCAGCTGCTTAACGATCTGCAGCGTGCGCTGATCCGCTTTGCCCGCTGGCAGGGGGCCGGGCAGGTGAGAATTGGGAAGATGCCGCAGGCGCTCCGCGGCCACTGGCCCGCCGTCTTCTCAACTTCACAGGATTGA
- the cmoM gene encoding tRNA uridine 5-oxyacetic acid(34) methyltransferase CmoM produces the protein MQDRNFDDIAEKFSKNIYGTTKGRIRQAILWQELDALLTTFPAGPLSVLDAGGGEGQTGCGIAALGHRVVLCDLSAEMLSRARRLAEEKGVSDNMQFKQISAQQAGQHLDTPVDLVLFHAVLEWVAEPQQALRALYDVLKPGGVLSLMFYNINGLTMQTMVLGNFGYLQAGLSKRKRKTLSPDYPRDPQQVYGWLEECGFTIENKTGIRVFHDYLRDKNKQSERFDEVLALEKQYCHQEPFLSLGRYIHVTARKPIQKDEL, from the coding sequence ATGCAGGATCGCAACTTCGATGATATCGCAGAAAAATTCTCCAAAAATATTTACGGTACGACGAAAGGCCGTATTCGCCAGGCAATTCTCTGGCAGGAGTTGGATGCGCTGCTGACCACCTTTCCTGCCGGTCCCCTGTCCGTGCTGGATGCCGGAGGCGGGGAAGGGCAAACGGGCTGCGGTATTGCCGCACTGGGGCACCGCGTTGTTCTGTGCGATCTCTCAGCCGAAATGCTCAGCCGGGCTCGTCGTCTCGCCGAAGAAAAAGGTGTGAGCGACAACATGCAATTTAAACAAATCAGCGCTCAGCAGGCAGGCCAACATTTGGATACGCCCGTTGATCTGGTATTGTTTCACGCTGTGCTCGAATGGGTGGCAGAACCGCAGCAGGCGCTACGCGCGCTGTACGATGTCCTCAAACCGGGTGGCGTATTGTCACTGATGTTCTATAACATCAATGGTCTGACTATGCAGACAATGGTGTTAGGTAACTTTGGTTATTTGCAGGCGGGGTTGAGTAAGCGCAAACGTAAGACGCTTTCCCCCGACTATCCGCGCGATCCACAGCAGGTTTATGGCTGGCTGGAGGAGTGCGGTTTCACCATTGAGAACAAAACCGGGATTCGGGTATTTCACGATTATCTGCGTGATAAAAACAAACAGAGTGAACGATTTGATGAGGTTCTGGCGCTGGAGAAGCAGTACTGCCACCAGGAGCCATTTTTAAGTTTAGGGCGTTACATCCACGTCACAGCGCGGAAACCCATTCAAAAGGACGAGTTATGA
- a CDS encoding YcbJ family phosphotransferase produces MEQLRNELALVLGESVSRVECIKRQPDASLYTLYDDNGYSLPMVAKYFRIKGIAAQEAHKLSLLAREGQVRVPAIYGLVISQQMPLHEVLLIERMGGVSVEAPSRTHTRWQQLQQQIVEGLLSWHKTDSHGLVGTVDSTQRNNWPAWYIQRVEVIWATLSYLRPSLLTQEDRQILYRSRENLAALFNGFDDPCVLVHGNLTLSSILKDARGDQLLALVSPGNVLWAPREFDLHPLCGSAMGEQLLTSYLQRAPVAEEFVARRWLYILWEEMQHLIFTAQFDRQRFNLAATSLLPWLR; encoded by the coding sequence ATGGAACAACTTCGTAATGAACTGGCCCTGGTACTGGGCGAGTCGGTAAGCCGCGTTGAATGTATCAAACGCCAGCCGGACGCCAGCCTCTATACGCTATACGATGACAACGGCTACTCGCTGCCGATGGTTGCCAAGTATTTCCGCATTAAAGGCATTGCTGCACAGGAGGCACACAAGCTGTCGCTGCTTGCGCGCGAAGGCCAGGTACGCGTGCCGGCAATTTATGGTCTGGTTATCAGCCAGCAGATGCCGCTGCACGAGGTTTTACTGATTGAGCGGATGGGCGGCGTATCCGTGGAAGCCCCGTCCCGCACCCACACCCGCTGGCAGCAGCTACAGCAGCAAATCGTAGAAGGGTTACTCAGCTGGCATAAAACGGACAGCCATGGCCTGGTGGGAACGGTAGACAGCACCCAGCGGAATAACTGGCCTGCCTGGTACATTCAGCGGGTGGAGGTTATCTGGGCAACGCTCAGCTATCTTCGGCCGTCGCTGCTGACGCAGGAGGACCGGCAGATACTGTACCGCAGTCGCGAAAATCTGGCGGCCCTGTTTAACGGTTTTGACGATCCCTGCGTGCTGGTTCACGGTAATCTGACGCTCAGCAGCATCCTGAAAGATGCCCGAGGCGACCAGCTGCTGGCGCTGGTCAGCCCCGGTAACGTGCTCTGGGCACCTCGCGAGTTCGATCTCCATCCGCTCTGCGGCAGCGCCATGGGAGAGCAATTGCTGACCAGCTACCTGCAGCGGGCACCGGTAGCCGAGGAGTTTGTTGCGCGCCGCTGGCTGTATATTCTCTGGGAGGAGATGCAGCACCTGATCTTTACCGCGCAGTTCGATCGCCAGCGGTTTAATCTTGCGGCGACATCACTCCTCCCCTGGCTGCGCTGA
- the mukE gene encoding chromosome partition protein MukE translates to MSSTNIEQVMPVKLAQALANPIFPALDSQLRAGRHIGIEELDNHAFLMDYQEFLEEFYSRYNVELIRAPEGFFYLRPRSTTLIPRSVLSELDMMVGKILCYLYLSPERLANEGIFSQQELHDELMSLADEGKLLKLVNQRSTGSDLDRQKLQEKMRASLNRLRRLGMVWFMGNDSSKFRITESVFRFGADVRSGDDARDAQLRMIRDGEAMQLDGGLALNDENDDGEADHSARESGEEE, encoded by the coding sequence ATGTCATCGACAAATATTGAACAAGTGATGCCGGTTAAACTGGCGCAGGCACTGGCTAACCCGATTTTCCCGGCGCTGGACAGCCAGCTGCGCGCAGGCCGCCATATTGGTATTGAAGAGCTGGATAACCACGCTTTCCTGATGGACTATCAGGAGTTTCTGGAAGAGTTTTATTCGCGCTATAACGTTGAGCTGATCCGCGCGCCGGAAGGTTTTTTCTACCTTCGCCCGCGGTCAACCACGCTGATCCCGCGTTCGGTCCTTTCCGAGCTGGATATGATGGTCGGTAAAATTCTTTGCTATCTCTACCTCAGTCCGGAACGTCTGGCCAATGAAGGGATCTTCAGCCAGCAGGAACTGCATGATGAACTGATGTCTCTGGCGGATGAAGGCAAGCTGCTGAAGCTGGTCAACCAGCGTTCAACCGGTTCTGACCTTGACCGGCAGAAGCTGCAGGAAAAAATGCGTGCGTCACTGAATCGCCTGCGCCGTCTGGGCATGGTGTGGTTTATGGGCAATGACAGCAGCAAGTTCCGCATCACCGAATCGGTATTCCGTTTTGGTGCCGACGTGCGCAGCGGTGATGATGCCCGTGATGCACAGCTGCGGATGATCCGCGATGGCGAAGCGATGCAGCTGGACGGTGGACTGGCGCTGAACGATGAGAATGATGATGGTGAAGCAGACCACAGCGCGCGGGAAAGCGGAGAGGAAGAATAA
- the kdsB gene encoding 3-deoxy-manno-octulosonate cytidylyltransferase, translating into MSFIAIIPARFASTRLPGKPLVDIHGKPMVVHVMERALESGADRVIVATDNPDVARAVEAVGGEVCMTRADHQSGTERLAEVIEKYNFPDDAVIVNVQGDEPMIPPVIIRQVADNLAKSSAGMATLAVPIASAEEAFNPNAVKVVRDANGYALYFSRATIPWDRERFSTSREEIGDHFLRHIGIYGYRAGFIRRYVSWEASPLEQIELLEQLRVLWYGEKIHVDVAKAIPSVGVDTPEDLLRVREAMQ; encoded by the coding sequence ATGAGTTTCATCGCCATTATTCCTGCCCGCTTTGCATCGACCCGCCTGCCGGGCAAACCGCTGGTTGATATCCACGGCAAGCCGATGGTTGTTCATGTGATGGAACGCGCGCTTGAGTCCGGCGCGGACCGCGTTATTGTGGCCACCGACAACCCGGATGTCGCTCGTGCGGTTGAGGCCGTTGGCGGTGAAGTCTGCATGACGCGCGCGGATCACCAGTCCGGCACGGAGCGTCTGGCGGAAGTGATTGAGAAATACAACTTCCCGGATGATGCGGTGATCGTCAACGTGCAGGGCGATGAACCGATGATCCCGCCGGTGATTATTCGCCAGGTTGCGGACAATCTGGCGAAGAGCTCAGCCGGCATGGCAACCCTGGCGGTACCGATCGCCTCTGCGGAAGAAGCATTCAATCCGAACGCGGTAAAAGTGGTACGCGATGCCAACGGCTACGCGCTCTATTTCTCCCGGGCTACCATTCCCTGGGATCGCGAGCGTTTCAGTACTTCGCGCGAAGAAATTGGCGATCACTTCCTGCGCCACATCGGTATTTATGGCTATCGCGCGGGCTTCATCCGCCGTTACGTTAGCTGGGAAGCCAGCCCGCTGGAACAGATAGAACTGCTCGAGCAGCTGCGCGTGCTGTGGTACGGCGAGAAAATCCACGTCGATGTCGCCAAAGCGATACCCAGCGTGGGTGTTGATACGCCGGAGGATTTACTTCGCGTACGTGAAGCAATGCAGTAA
- a CDS encoding Trm112 family protein: protein MDHRLLEIVACPVCHGKLYFNKDQQELICKPDGLAYPVRDGIPVLLEVEARSLTLEETHP, encoded by the coding sequence ATGGATCATCGTTTACTCGAAATCGTTGCTTGCCCTGTCTGTCACGGCAAGCTGTACTTTAATAAAGACCAGCAGGAGTTGATTTGTAAGCCTGACGGTCTGGCCTATCCGGTTCGCGACGGCATCCCTGTTTTACTGGAAGTCGAAGCCCGCTCCCTGACGCTGGAAGAGACTCATCCATGA